One genomic region from Proteus vulgaris encodes:
- the narX gene encoding nitrate/nitrite two-component system sensor histidine kinase NarX — protein sequence MSTNKIQWHYRFSIINQIAILMLLFTLLGVVGMAISNHIILSVQGNAHAINKSGSLRMQSYRLLSALPLDEQHRYYLHELETDLDSGELLQVLSNESLQSQYAQLNTYWKDTLKPTLLYVQQRDEAKQEVAFFVSQLDKLVLSIDQLTEQKIRLVAYTQLIFTALTLLLLFGSVWHFRRRLLHPWQQLMAMANSIGHGNFSARFHQRTHHDEIATLGIALNTMSKELSTLYSELEKRVVEKTHDLQQKNKVLSYLYHSSQQLHSPAPLCARLRQILFELQQIIPDAYLQIRLYEDNHHTLFNEISLEPQSRPEHCPDPQCERCDDTSSVTVPLRSELLHWELADQIHRYGLLVMQLPEHTTLTDEQNNLMLLLTKQISAMLAMEQQNEQQQQLLLMDERSAIARELHDSIAQSLSCLKMQVSYLQMQSETLPDNCQKLLKEMREELNVAYRQLRELLTTFRLKLTEPGLLAALESTLTEFNQRLGFSINFDYQLPAKCVNSHQSIHVVQIVREALNNILQHANANWAEVSLSLNNGMVELKINDNGEGISPNPEKLNHYGLIIMRERANSLNGSYTIKVREQGGTQVFVKFPLITTHKDPV from the coding sequence ATGAGTACAAATAAAATCCAATGGCACTACCGTTTCTCAATTATTAATCAGATAGCGATATTAATGTTACTTTTCACTCTATTGGGTGTGGTGGGAATGGCAATTTCTAACCATATTATTTTGAGTGTACAAGGTAATGCTCATGCGATTAATAAGTCTGGATCGCTACGGATGCAAAGCTATCGCTTGTTATCTGCGTTACCTCTAGATGAGCAACATCGTTATTATCTTCACGAGTTAGAAACCGACTTAGATAGCGGTGAGTTACTTCAAGTCCTAAGCAATGAATCGCTACAATCACAATATGCTCAATTAAATACTTACTGGAAAGATACCCTAAAACCAACCTTGCTTTATGTGCAACAACGCGATGAAGCCAAACAAGAGGTTGCGTTTTTTGTTTCACAGCTAGATAAATTAGTATTAAGTATCGACCAACTTACAGAGCAAAAAATCAGGCTGGTGGCTTATACTCAGCTTATTTTCACGGCGCTGACACTGTTATTGCTGTTTGGCTCTGTTTGGCATTTCCGTCGCCGTTTATTACATCCTTGGCAACAGCTTATGGCGATGGCAAATTCGATTGGTCATGGTAATTTTTCAGCCCGTTTCCACCAGCGTACACACCATGATGAAATTGCCACGCTGGGTATTGCACTTAATACCATGTCAAAAGAGCTTTCTACACTGTATAGCGAATTAGAAAAAAGAGTGGTTGAAAAAACACACGACTTACAACAGAAAAATAAAGTACTCTCTTATCTCTATCACTCAAGCCAACAATTACACTCTCCCGCGCCACTTTGTGCCCGATTAAGACAGATATTATTTGAGCTTCAACAAATCATTCCTGATGCTTATTTGCAGATACGTTTATATGAAGATAATCATCACACACTCTTTAATGAAATCAGTTTAGAACCTCAATCACGCCCAGAACATTGTCCAGATCCACAATGTGAACGTTGTGATGATACCTCTTCTGTTACCGTTCCATTACGTAGTGAATTATTGCATTGGGAACTTGCTGACCAAATTCATCGTTATGGATTACTTGTTATGCAACTACCCGAGCATACAACGCTGACGGATGAACAGAATAATTTAATGCTATTACTGACAAAACAGATCTCAGCCATGCTGGCAATGGAACAGCAAAATGAGCAACAGCAACAGCTTTTGTTAATGGATGAGCGTTCGGCAATTGCACGCGAATTACATGACTCTATTGCTCAATCACTCTCTTGTTTAAAAATGCAAGTGAGCTATTTGCAGATGCAGTCAGAAACCTTACCTGATAATTGCCAAAAGCTACTTAAAGAGATGCGAGAAGAGCTTAATGTGGCTTATCGCCAATTAAGAGAGTTGTTAACTACGTTTCGCTTAAAACTCACTGAGCCGGGATTACTTGCCGCGTTGGAAAGTACACTGACTGAATTTAATCAGCGCCTTGGTTTTTCGATTAATTTTGACTATCAATTACCCGCAAAATGTGTGAATTCGCATCAAAGTATTCACGTTGTTCAAATCGTCCGTGAAGCCTTAAATAATATTTTACAACATGCCAATGCCAATTGGGCTGAAGTCTCTTTATCTCTAAATAATGGCATGGTCGAACTAAAAATTAATGATAATGGTGAAGGAATTAGCCCTAATCCTGAAAAATTAAATCATTATGGCCTTATTATTATGCGTGAACGCGCAAATAGCTTAAATGGTTCTTATACTATAAAAGTACGCGAACAGGGCGGTACTCAAGTGTTTGTTAAATTTCCATTAATAACTACTCATAAAGACCCTGTCTAA
- a CDS encoding LysR family transcriptional regulator, with product MQFSSEHIAIFLAVMDKGSFSAAARSLKRVPSAVSMAIANMEAELGYALFERSSREPQPTEKAKALEPHARMIAEQLKLLQVHAQELSMDLESVLNIGVAADINPDYLLPALSELTQRYPLLNVNVITAAQDDIIEMLHSHKIQLSLVYGGLYVNGDEQFQYLGSESLVATISASHIALAHPAGVFIEDLVNVRQIMIASHTKELRDERSLVATNYWQTDSFQMALGMVEAGMGWGNLPYSLIYTQLQKGKLKQLQFKNTKNELRLPIHAMWLKGESLQKGAKELVELMSTHQPIVPNFN from the coding sequence ATGCAGTTCTCAAGTGAACATATTGCGATATTTTTAGCAGTGATGGATAAGGGATCTTTCTCTGCGGCTGCACGTTCATTAAAACGCGTTCCATCAGCAGTCAGCATGGCGATTGCTAATATGGAAGCTGAATTAGGTTATGCACTTTTTGAACGTTCATCACGAGAGCCTCAGCCAACTGAAAAAGCCAAAGCACTTGAGCCTCATGCCAGAATGATCGCAGAGCAATTAAAATTATTACAAGTGCATGCACAAGAGCTTTCGATGGATCTCGAAAGTGTCTTAAATATTGGTGTTGCGGCTGATATTAATCCTGATTATCTATTACCTGCGTTATCTGAATTAACGCAACGTTATCCATTACTTAATGTGAATGTGATAACCGCGGCACAAGATGACATTATTGAGATGTTGCATTCACATAAAATTCAATTGAGCCTAGTTTATGGGGGCTTGTATGTGAATGGCGATGAACAATTTCAATATCTTGGCTCTGAGTCATTGGTCGCAACAATATCAGCAAGTCATATTGCATTAGCACACCCTGCTGGCGTGTTTATTGAGGATCTTGTGAATGTTCGCCAAATCATGATCGCAAGTCACACCAAAGAGTTAAGAGATGAGCGCTCATTAGTGGCGACGAATTATTGGCAAACAGATAGCTTTCAAATGGCGTTGGGTATGGTTGAAGCAGGGATGGGATGGGGTAATTTACCGTATTCGTTGATTTATACTCAATTGCAAAAAGGTAAATTAAAACAGCTTCAGTTTAAGAATACGAAAAATGAATTACGATTACCTATTCATGCCATGTGGCTAAAAGGGGAGTCGTTACAGAAAGGAGCAAAAGAGTTAGTTGAGCTGATGAGTACCCACCAGCCCATCGTACCTAACTTTAATTAA
- a CDS encoding PACE efflux transporter has product MQGIKRKIVYVTAYEIFGWIISSVGLALLADSSTAVTGPLALVITTIAVSWNFIYNCIFEFWESRQVSRIRTFRRRLVHAIGFQLTLVLYLIPLIAWWLNVSLWQALVMDFALIIIIPCYTFVYNWVFDKIFGLPKSALPENAPAA; this is encoded by the coding sequence ATGCAAGGTATCAAACGAAAAATTGTCTACGTAACAGCTTATGAAATTTTTGGCTGGATTATTTCATCAGTCGGGCTTGCACTTTTGGCTGATAGCTCAACAGCAGTAACGGGTCCATTAGCTCTGGTGATCACAACTATCGCAGTAAGTTGGAATTTTATTTATAACTGCATATTTGAATTTTGGGAGAGTAGGCAGGTTTCAAGAATTCGAACATTTAGACGCCGTCTAGTCCATGCAATTGGATTTCAGCTAACACTGGTGCTCTATTTAATTCCACTGATTGCATGGTGGCTTAATGTTTCATTGTGGCAAGCGTTAGTTATGGACTTTGCGCTGATCATCATCATCCCTTGTTATACCTTCGTTTATAACTGGGTATTTGACAAAATTTTTGGCTTACCAAAATCTGCATTACCTGAGAATGCACCCGCAGCCTAA
- a CDS encoding acetyl/propionyl/methylcrotonyl-CoA carboxylase subunit alpha, protein MTTINQKQRVKHRVLIANRGEIAVRIIRACQDHGATSIAIYANDDIDALHVRLADEAYGLNGNLPKESYLDIKKIINIAHKANATMIHPGYGFLSERADFAKAVQDAGFIWIGPNPETIEVLGDKVKARKIAQSVGAPLVNGTSDPVNDAKEVIDFAKQHGLPVAIKAAFGGGGRGLKIAHKMEEIEELYHSAVREAVTAFGRGECYVEQFLDKPRHIEAQIIADKLGNVVVVGTRDCSLQRRNQKLIEEAPAPYLTDEQRERIHQSAKDICAKAGYVGAGTVEFLLSANGTISFLEVNTRLQVEHPVTEETAGIDLVIEQLRIAEGLPLSIDKTPVPRGHSFEFRINAEDPTKGFLPTPGLITHFSQPSGPGVRVDSGVAENNQVSRQFDSMMAKLIVTGATREQAIARARRALSEFKIEGVASVLPFHCEMMEHADFTEDFKVHTRWIETDFQAKNTYFPRSTPAKNEELVRTFIEIDGRRHELALPAQLLSLSAVIPTAINASHEKEENEKAVTAPISGVLHSWILADGDKVKEGDVIAIMEAMKMEVQVIASCDGVLLQKAKTGDYFSAESVLAEIN, encoded by the coding sequence ATGACAACAATTAACCAAAAACAACGAGTGAAGCATAGAGTACTTATTGCAAACCGAGGTGAAATTGCGGTTCGTATTATTCGTGCTTGTCAGGATCATGGTGCGACTTCGATTGCCATTTACGCTAATGATGATATTGATGCACTACACGTCCGTCTTGCTGATGAAGCTTATGGACTCAATGGTAATTTGCCGAAAGAAAGCTATCTAGATATTAAGAAAATTATTAATATTGCCCATAAAGCTAATGCCACAATGATCCATCCCGGTTACGGTTTTCTTTCCGAGCGAGCTGATTTTGCAAAAGCGGTACAAGACGCAGGATTTATTTGGATCGGCCCTAACCCAGAAACGATTGAAGTGCTTGGTGACAAAGTGAAAGCACGTAAAATTGCACAATCTGTTGGTGCACCTCTTGTAAATGGTACGTCTGATCCTGTTAATGACGCCAAAGAGGTTATCGATTTTGCTAAACAGCATGGTCTACCTGTTGCCATTAAAGCTGCTTTTGGTGGTGGTGGGCGGGGTTTGAAGATCGCGCATAAAATGGAAGAGATTGAAGAGCTGTACCATTCTGCTGTACGAGAAGCCGTAACTGCATTTGGTCGTGGTGAATGTTATGTTGAGCAATTCCTAGATAAACCTCGCCATATCGAAGCGCAAATTATTGCAGACAAACTGGGCAATGTTGTTGTTGTCGGAACACGAGATTGTTCGTTACAACGCCGTAATCAAAAGCTTATTGAAGAAGCACCAGCACCGTATTTGACAGACGAACAACGTGAACGTATTCACCAATCCGCTAAAGATATTTGTGCGAAAGCAGGTTATGTGGGCGCAGGTACCGTTGAGTTTTTATTAAGTGCAAATGGCACTATCTCGTTTCTAGAAGTGAATACACGCTTACAAGTAGAGCACCCTGTTACCGAAGAAACAGCAGGCATCGATTTAGTGATTGAGCAGTTACGTATTGCTGAAGGTTTACCACTAAGTATTGATAAAACGCCTGTTCCACGTGGTCACTCTTTTGAATTTAGGATCAATGCAGAAGATCCTACTAAAGGCTTTTTACCTACACCGGGTTTAATTACGCATTTCTCTCAGCCTTCAGGTCCGGGAGTTCGTGTAGATAGTGGTGTTGCTGAAAATAATCAGGTTTCACGCCAATTCGATTCTATGATGGCAAAATTGATAGTGACAGGTGCAACTCGTGAACAAGCCATTGCGCGAGCTCGTCGAGCATTATCCGAATTTAAAATTGAAGGGGTAGCGAGTGTGTTGCCTTTCCATTGTGAAATGATGGAACATGCCGATTTTACTGAAGATTTCAAAGTGCATACCCGTTGGATTGAAACAGATTTTCAGGCAAAAAATACATATTTTCCTCGTAGCACGCCTGCAAAAAATGAAGAGCTTGTTCGTACTTTTATTGAAATTGATGGTCGTCGTCATGAACTTGCTTTACCAGCTCAATTACTGTCACTCTCCGCGGTAATACCAACAGCAATTAATGCCAGTCATGAGAAAGAAGAGAATGAAAAAGCCGTCACTGCACCCATCTCTGGCGTATTACATAGCTGGATCTTAGCTGATGGCGATAAAGTCAAAGAAGGTGATGTTATTGCTATTATGGAAGCGATGAAGATGGAAGTTCAGGTAATCGCTTCTTGTGATGGAGTACTACTGCAAAAAGCGAAAACAGGTGATTATTTTTCAGCAGAATCGGTCTTAGCTGAAATAAATTAA
- a CDS encoding sulfite exporter TauE/SafE family protein, with the protein MLLVTQLLIGAAIGLVITTTGVGGGVILLPVLIYLFGMNALAAVATANLLSMLMKLSSSYIHFRLGNIPLKPALLILGVMFPATFLASYGVTWLGSQPQYYDRVESAINILMIVAIVFSLILFLQRMVRRSAISDPLISLPPPSSVTFSSLFVPGVSAGFVLGATGVGGGLVVLPVLMRFAQMGIKEAIGTSIFITTILSGGSAIAYSAGGYTDVHTALILCLGSLLSIPLARYLLVYLSEHFFQYLTLSFILISIIMMSWKLIN; encoded by the coding sequence ATGTTGCTTGTAACACAACTACTTATCGGCGCTGCAATCGGGTTAGTTATTACAACGACCGGTGTAGGTGGTGGTGTTATTTTATTACCTGTTCTTATTTATCTTTTTGGTATGAATGCATTAGCTGCGGTTGCGACAGCAAATTTACTCTCGATGCTAATGAAGCTCTCATCTTCTTATATTCATTTTCGGTTAGGTAATATCCCATTAAAACCCGCACTATTGATCTTAGGGGTAATGTTTCCGGCAACATTTTTAGCGAGTTATGGTGTGACATGGTTGGGATCGCAACCTCAATATTACGATCGTGTTGAATCAGCGATTAATATTTTAATGATCGTTGCTATCGTATTTTCATTGATCTTATTTTTACAGCGAATGGTAAGAAGATCAGCAATTTCAGATCCCTTAATTTCTTTACCTCCGCCTTCTTCAGTGACTTTTTCTTCCTTATTTGTACCGGGAGTCAGTGCAGGATTTGTACTTGGTGCGACGGGTGTTGGAGGAGGATTAGTAGTGTTGCCTGTGTTAATGCGTTTTGCACAAATGGGTATTAAAGAGGCAATCGGCACTTCTATTTTTATTACTACGATCCTTTCTGGTGGCTCTGCTATTGCTTATAGTGCTGGTGGCTATACCGATGTTCACACAGCACTTATTCTCTGCTTAGGCTCATTACTCTCCATCCCATTAGCTCGTTATTTACTTGTGTATTTATCAGAGCATTTTTTCCAATATTTAACTCTGTCTTTTATTCTGATCAGCATCATTATGATGAGTTGGAAGTTAATAAATTAA
- the narL gene encoding two-component system response regulator NarL, translating into MGSPAEKATILLIDDHPMLRNGVKQLLSLDTTLTVVGEAGDGIQGVKLAEELDPDLILLDLNMPGMNGFETLDQLRLKSLSGRIVVFSVSNYSDDLVTALKRGADGYLLKDMEPEELLAALKQAAAGKMVVSPALTPILAESLREDRSEGERDIEQLTPRERDILKLIAQGLSNKMIARKLDITESTVKVHVKHLLKKMKLKSRVEVAVWVHQQRVD; encoded by the coding sequence ATGGGATCCCCCGCAGAAAAAGCGACAATTTTACTCATTGATGATCACCCGATGCTACGCAATGGTGTAAAACAACTTTTAAGTCTTGATACAACACTAACTGTCGTTGGGGAAGCGGGAGATGGTATTCAAGGTGTGAAGCTAGCTGAAGAATTAGATCCTGATTTAATTTTGCTGGATCTGAATATGCCAGGAATGAATGGTTTTGAAACGCTCGATCAACTGCGATTAAAGTCGTTGTCAGGTCGGATCGTTGTTTTCAGCGTATCAAATTATAGTGATGATTTAGTCACAGCGTTAAAACGTGGTGCAGATGGTTATCTTCTAAAAGATATGGAGCCTGAAGAATTACTAGCGGCTCTAAAACAGGCAGCAGCCGGAAAAATGGTCGTCAGCCCTGCATTAACCCCTATTTTAGCCGAATCCTTACGTGAAGATCGTTCTGAAGGTGAGCGTGATATTGAACAACTCACCCCGCGTGAACGCGATATCTTAAAACTGATAGCGCAAGGATTATCAAATAAAATGATCGCCCGTAAGCTTGATATCACAGAAAGTACAGTCAAAGTACATGTAAAACATCTACTGAAAAAGATGAAGCTAAAATCTCGTGTTGAAGTTGCTGTTTGGGTTCATCAACAACGCGTCGATTAA
- a CDS encoding NarK family nitrate/nitrite MFS transporter — translation MALTQHPEKMRKGVIEDWHPEDKAFWEKTGQKIASRNLWISVPCLLLSFCVWMLFSAVAVNLNKVGFNFTTDQLFMLTALPSVSGAILRVPYSFVIPIFGGRRWTAISTVFLIIPCIWLGFAVQDTTTSYSTFIVISLLCGFAGANFASSMANISFFFPKARQGGALGLNGGLGNLGVSVMQLVAPLVVGVGVFAMFSGPGVVQPDGSRLWLENAAWVWVPFLLILTFAAWFGMNDLAANKASLSQQLPVLKRGHLWLLSILYLCSFGSFIGFSAGFAMLSKTQFPDIVILHYAFFGPLLGALARPVGGALSDKFGGIRVTLINFIIMAIFSALLFLTLPINGAGGSFIAFFGVFMVLFLTAGLGSGSTFQMIAVVFRKITIDRMKAQGASDEAAQKEAVTESAAALGFISAIGAIGGFFIPKAFGTSLAMTGSPAGAMKIFVLFYIACVLITWLVYGRKHNKQ, via the coding sequence ATGGCACTCACTCAACACCCAGAAAAAATGAGAAAAGGGGTGATCGAAGATTGGCATCCTGAAGATAAAGCTTTTTGGGAAAAGACTGGTCAAAAGATCGCTTCACGCAATTTATGGATTTCTGTTCCTTGTTTACTTTTATCGTTCTGTGTATGGATGCTTTTTAGTGCAGTTGCAGTAAATTTGAACAAAGTAGGTTTTAACTTTACCACAGATCAGCTGTTTATGCTGACTGCACTGCCTTCAGTCTCTGGTGCTATTTTACGCGTTCCTTATTCTTTTGTTATTCCTATTTTTGGCGGTCGTCGCTGGACAGCAATCAGTACCGTCTTTCTCATCATTCCTTGTATCTGGCTTGGTTTTGCAGTGCAAGACACCACTACGTCTTACTCAACCTTTATTGTGATTTCACTGCTATGCGGTTTTGCAGGTGCAAACTTTGCATCCAGTATGGCAAACATCAGCTTTTTCTTCCCTAAAGCACGTCAAGGTGGTGCTTTAGGATTAAATGGCGGATTAGGCAATCTGGGTGTTAGCGTTATGCAATTGGTTGCGCCATTAGTGGTTGGTGTTGGCGTGTTTGCTATGTTTAGTGGCCCTGGTGTTGTTCAGCCTGATGGTTCACGTTTATGGTTAGAAAATGCGGCATGGGTTTGGGTTCCTTTCTTACTTATTCTGACCTTTGCTGCTTGGTTTGGCATGAACGATCTGGCGGCTAACAAAGCCTCTTTAAGCCAGCAATTACCCGTATTAAAACGGGGTCACCTTTGGTTATTAAGTATTTTATATCTGTGCTCCTTTGGTTCATTTATTGGTTTCTCTGCGGGTTTTGCAATGCTTTCTAAAACCCAGTTCCCAGATATCGTCATTCTACATTATGCGTTCTTCGGACCTTTATTAGGTGCTTTAGCTCGCCCTGTAGGTGGTGCTTTATCGGATAAATTTGGTGGTATTAGAGTCACACTGATCAACTTTATCATCATGGCAATTTTCTCTGCTCTGCTTTTCTTAACACTGCCTATCAATGGTGCTGGTGGCTCATTTATCGCCTTCTTCGGTGTCTTTATGGTGCTGTTTTTAACCGCTGGTTTAGGAAGTGGTTCTACATTCCAAATGATTGCTGTGGTGTTTAGAAAAATCACGATTGATCGCATGAAAGCACAAGGTGCCTCAGACGAAGCCGCTCAAAAAGAAGCGGTGACTGAAAGTGCAGCGGCGCTTGGCTTTATCTCTGCAATTGGTGCAATTGGTGGCTTCTTTATTCCTAAAGCCTTCGGTACATCATTGGCTATGACTGGCTCTCCTGCCGGTGCCATGAAAATCTTTGTTCTATTTTATATCGCCTGCGTCTTGATCACTTGGTTGGTCTATGGACGTAAACACAATAAACAATAA